One window from the genome of Aquabacterium sp. A3 encodes:
- a CDS encoding DUF2946 family protein, with protein MTTHMVRRWGAVLLLAAAWLLLQQGAWRHALSHEVTHQASHQASQPPLQHHADHAHDRTHDHSSDHPKAHGLCTLCLSLQAAHAALPATPALMLPALAHGLARPAWAWLAHSPATRWRPPSRAPPMTTLH; from the coding sequence ATGACAACCCACATGGTTCGGCGTTGGGGCGCGGTGCTCCTGCTGGCGGCAGCCTGGCTGCTGCTGCAGCAGGGCGCTTGGCGCCACGCGCTGAGCCACGAGGTGACGCACCAAGCGTCGCACCAGGCATCGCAGCCACCACTGCAGCACCACGCTGATCACGCCCACGACCGCACCCACGATCACTCGTCAGATCACCCCAAGGCCCACGGCCTGTGCACCCTGTGCCTGAGCCTGCAGGCGGCGCACGCCGCCCTGCCCGCCACGCCGGCATTGATGCTGCCGGCGCTGGCCCATGGTCTGGCCCGCCCCGCCTGGGCCTGGCTGGCCCACTCGCCAGCAACCCGCTGGCGCCCGCCTTCGCGCGCACCACCCATGACGACGCTGCACTGA